The genomic interval CATTTTATAtactttattttagtgttttttgcttagtaaatctccacCATTGTctgccttttttattttaatcagTAGCGGTTTTCTATTTCCAGCTGTATTTGCTGACACACAGTTAAGACCCCCTCTTACCCCCTTCTTTTATATCCGCATCTCCTCCCTCGcctacattcccccccccccccttgaaggtTATAAAGTATCTACAGCTGTGTCCTTTATTAACATAGCCATTCTCTCCACTACAAGGGGGAAGAGACGAGATATATTACAGTCATTACCTCTGTCAAAAGGTGACCATTTTAAAACCTCTCTGCTTTTCACTGGGAAAAGTCTGTTCACACAAAAGAAGTTTAACTTTTCTTCTGGCGTGCATCCTAAATATAGGTCACTTGGCTCCAGTCGGTGGTGCAGATATAAGAGTTCAAAGTTTAGAACTATTCCTCAAGATATTGCAGCTTAAACGTTCTGTTGTAGTAATTCTATTGTGCGATAAATCTTTCCTAAGAAGAATACAAAACAGAAACACTTCTCCTCATACCTTCTTGGGAATATATTTGGCTTGTTGTTGTATCCGGATTCTTAAAAGGGCCGTCTGGTATTGGGAAATAAGGTCTGCTTTGTTTCCAGAAACGGCGCCACTCTTctctataggctgtgtctggtattgcaggccATTTAAGTTAATGAAGCAGAGCTGCGATACCGGGCAAaggctatggacaagagtggtgctgtttctctaAAGTAAGCAGAGCCTTTCTATCTAATTCTGGACGACCTCTTTacagcgtttttcattgactattgaaaaacggccataaaaaaagtgAGTGGCTATTCTCTCGAAAaccgcttcgtattttcagacttttgattttgtgtgtgaacataccctaaataatgATTAATATTACAAAATGTAATGGTCTTTAGTGGCATTtggtgtaattttgtacatgtttttttttttatctggcaTTTTCTGAgctcctatagaaaaaaaaacgccgtACCCGGAGCATGCTGCGTTTAGAAAATACCACGGACCACAAAAACGCAGCGTATTtagtgcattttatatatatagaccgtttaatgtaacatctggtcgcaccAAAACAATGCTGCTAACAAAAGGCACCGAATACGCAGCAAAAGGCTGAGGTTGTCCAGaaatagaaaaatatggctgctttttttttttttccaggaacgGCACTCTACCGATCCATcggttgtgtctagtattgcaactccgatacattgaagtgaatggagccgagctgcaataccacacacaacctgtggacaggtgtggcactgtttttaggctaaagcagccatgtttttttctcTCCTTCTTTTTAAACCCCTTTTTAATGCAAATCTTCAGTTACCTTCCACTGTAGCTGCTCAACTGAAACCTCCGATTGTGTAAGGACAAATCCTTTTCTGGATCAGCCGGATAGGCAAGACTGCAGAACTCTCCACCTTCAGTGTCTCCCCCGGAAGTGATCTTCCTACCTCCGTACTTCTCAATCTGTAGATGAGGAATATCCgacctgtgactctccagctgttgccAAACTACAACTCCAAATATACCCATTATACTTGAGTAGCTATAGCTTGGGTTTTGCAGTTCAGCCAACGTTCTTCATAAGTGAAGCTGACGAACAGAGAGACTGCGGGGCTGGCAGGGCGGGCTGTGGGCAGGCAATAAGCTCATGCTGTACCTGTCTTCGCCTCCATGTAAAATTTGATTCAGATTTTTGTTCTCGCAGATTACATGAGAATCCGTGAGGGGAAAAAATGCGACATGCTATGTTACTGAGAACTGGTGGAGAATGCGGGCCAGTGGAGGGACTATACTGTATGTCAACACACAGGGTGGCCAAATACATTGCCGGGTGGATGAGCCCTAAGGATGCCTGTGTTATGGGGTATCTTTGTATAAGATGGAGGGAAGGGGATTGTCAATCTCCTCAGCCCTGCTGTTAACCTGTCCaccacaaccaccaccaccataGATAACCCCTTCAGTAGGCTATGAGATAGTGTATTTCCCGAAGGGTCGATATCAAAATAAAAGACTTACATTTGCAAACTACCAGACAGACTTAAACAGGCCCTGCCAACCAATGAGTCAAAGGGGCATTTACCAGGCCTCAAAAATACTAATAATCTGAGGTTTTACATTGTTTAAGTGGTTTGAATAGCTTCTCCCGAAACCGAGAACCTCCTGCCTAGACCCTGACTTGTCAGACACATCATAAAATAGAATGAAGGGGGCAAAGGTGATGTCGCCTGACCTATCTTTTGCTTACATGAAAGTATAATCATAtgaaatgtataatttatttactttttttattttttatagaccaAGCCAGAAACTATGAAACGCGTTACCACCACTCTCACATCTTCAAACGTGGCCACAGAGTGTCTCGATGAATGGAACAAGTCTGAAAAACAAACCTCTGCTGGTTCTTCAACTAGTTCGACCGATCTCCAGACCAAAGGGCAAAAATGTGGAATATCCGAAGCTACAGAAAAACCCAATCAAGACCCAGAGGAACTACTAGTAAAGAATATTAATAGACTCTCTGTGACCGAGACGCAAAGTCATACAAGGTGGGGTAAATAACTTCCAACTTTTCCCAATGGTGTAGGACAGAAAGATGTACCTATCCTAAAGCAGGTTTTCCCAATAAGGGTTCTCAGGAACATGGTCTTCATGGTTCCTCCGTAGACAACCAGAGCAAGAACTGGCCCTTTTGACAGAAGTGTTGGCCCACTGATTTCAGCCTGCCCATAGATGTATGTCATAATGGCAGGCAAAGTAGTCCTCAATTCTCAGCCAGAATATTTAGCCTGCTTTACCAGTGCCCCTTGCCCCATAAATTTTTCAAAGGGTTTCTCTATGATGATATGGCTGTCCCACAGGTTTGTAGTTCTGCATgtttgctattattattattattattattattatttagaaaaCATCCGCTGCCAAAGCCACCAATGGGCAAGAAAATTCCCCGCCGCCGAAGTCCACCATTACCCCTAAAATGTTCTGCACTGGCAGATATTGCCGATCTGATTTTGAAGAATTTTTGCCAGAAGATAATCGTTATGGTGGGAGCTGGAATTAGTACAGCAAGTGGAATCCCAGACTTTAGGTAAGTCAACTAACATGATGGCAAAATCAGAATTTTCAATCTGCGGCTGGTCGTGGAGACCGAATAGGTTGTCATTTGTAAGACTACATTATGAAGAATTTCTGAAATAGGAGCGAAGCGCTCGACCGTTTACATAACTCCCATAGAGTTTGTATGGAGCGCCAGCGGCCACCACCCTATACAAAGTTATCCTTACTGCAGTAATGCCGGTGAGGACAAACAGGGGACTCGGGACCCCATACCAACCACTAGTACAGGGGTCCAaacgatctaacatttatcacctatccgcgGGATGTTTATGGTGAAGAAAACGTTTTGTATAGTATATTGTGAGTAATATTGATCGTTACACTTTTGTTATAGGACTCCAGGCTTCGGACTGTATGACAACCTGGAGACGTACAATGTTCCATACCCAGAAGCCATCTTTGACATCGATTATTTTACCTGCCATCCTGAGCCTTTCTTTGCACTCGCCAAGGAATTATACCCAAGAAAATACAAGCCTAATGTCGCTCACTATTTTCTGAGGCTGCTGCATGAAAAGGGTTTATTACTCCGATGTTACACCCAAAACATTGATGGACTTGAAAGAAGTAAGATCTTATTCATGCTAGAAGAAGAGCTTTTATGTTCTCATTATTTTGCAaatcagggggtgtgtgtggggtgttttttttttttttttttttttttttttttttttgttttggtccaAACTTCCATGCTGATTTATTTTCTGAAAATCTTTgagttggagctctgtttttcctAATACAATGTTCCCAATACCCTGCTTCCATTTACAtagcccatagagttacatgataacattttgactgcctgcagccaccactaggggcgcTTATGGGCTTACTGAAGACAGATTTATTACTAAGTTCAATGGGAGTTGTGTAATTCTGAATGCTCCagctcttttatttatttttttattactacagAGAAGCTATTCCTGCATGGCCGTCTTTATGTTACTAAATTTGCATTTGTCCCTTTCTTGCTTTCAGTGGCTGGGATCCCTCCAGAGAAGCTCGTTGAAGCTCATGGAACTTTCTCCACTGCATCGTGTCATCTGTGTTACACACCTTTCCCTGCAAAAGAAGCATGGGTACTTACCAATGAAGACACCCTAAAAAGCTAACTGAActtttaggctatgggaaatttgctatattttccaattttttattttattttatttttaaaaggaaACACATTACATGCAACTGTCTGTTATTGTCAGCAACCCAGCGAACCCGGGCTAGTGCCGGAGCCCACttcccttggggggggggggcactctaCAACCGGGTGCTGACACTGCCATCAAAGCTccttcaggagtggaatccccggccagagtgttgctgacgctctgcctgaggattccgctcctacaaggAGGGGgtactgtggggcactacctacagggagggggggctttggggcactaccgatagggaggggggcattgtggcactacctacagggggcactaaataTGAGGGCACAAACTGccgtttttttgccatttttgtaCTGCCATGTTTTTCCCTGCAAAGGGGCACACTAAGTCTGTGGCCCAAGGGTGCGCATAAACGTGGAGCCGGCCCTGGTTGTTGTACATCTACTTAAAATTGTTTCTTGGGAGTCAAAaaacccttaaagaggacctgtccgctTTCCTGCGTTTCCCATAAAAGAAATTTTTGCAAAGCTCATACTGAaaatgtgtgaataaattgacaaccgggTGTAACCTTTCCTTTTTTCAATGGTACATTTGACTGGCCAATCAGCGAGAAGGGACACACTACTGACAAGTGGAATGCGAACACCCAGTAGTCCATTTACGCCAATATTTTTAGAAGGAATAACCGGAACGGCACAACTCAGCTTTGTTGTTCCTTCTAAAAACATATGAGTAAATTGACAACTAGTTTTACCGTTCCACTTGTCAAGTGTGTTCCTTCTTGCTGATTTGTCAGTCAAACGCCCCATTGAAAAAGGAAATTGTTACAGCCAGTTATAAATTTATTCACACATTTCAAgtaggagtaacagaggaactcCCCATGAAATAACCATTCTGGAGCAAGTATGTGCTAAAACACAGGTCAGGGAAGCGGACAGTCCTctttaaacgaaaaaaaaaaaatagatgtaaggccccatgcacacgaacttatttttgtggccgcaattcacctgcaaatctgcgggtgaattgtggccccattcattacaatgggcccatgcacacgaccgtggtttccatggtctgtCCATCACCAAGGAGCAAAAAGATCGGacgtgtcttattacggccgcatcatgcggtccaggctcatagaaattaaagcACGCAgcaatgtgcacggcccacgattttgccggccgtgcacaccactacagtcgtgtgcatgaatgTTTGATCAGTGTAATAACACCATTTGGCCTAGAGGTGTCACTAATTTCACTTCAACGGAAAAGAGCGGCGACACAACCTGTGGAAAGCTATAGTAGAGTTTCTGAAACAAAGCAACCATGTCTTTCTAAAGCTCTGTGCACACTGCGTTTTTGTCCTCCGTTTAGTCTCCTGCTGTATACGCTCAACGGAGGCTttgacttagggcctgttcacatcagcgttgggtttCCGTtacagggttccgtctgaggtgtccgtcgggtgaaccctgcaatggAGAGTCGAGCTGAAACCACAGGTTCCGTttcatggtttccgttcgtcaccattccggcaggtttctgtttttccgacggaatcaatagcacagtcgagatACATGCTTGGGGCTTCACACACAATCCTGTGCGACCATAAGTccctgctgcttttttttttttcttcctggggAAGCTACATCTCTGGAGCTTACCTAGGGTGGCAGGGTGACTTAACTGGCCAGTCACCCCACTAGGGCTACCCCAGGGAAGCTTCACGTAGACGTAGCTTTTCCAGGCACAGGTAGCAGTCGGGGATTCCGGCTGCTTTAAAGAGTTTGCGGTCGCGAGAGATGGGGCCACCGTGCGGGTG from Rhinoderma darwinii isolate aRhiDar2 chromosome 3, aRhiDar2.hap1, whole genome shotgun sequence carries:
- the LOC142750887 gene encoding NAD-dependent protein deacetylase sirtuin-3-like produces the protein MKGAKTKPETMKRVTTTLTSSNVATECLDEWNKSEKQTSAGSSTSSTDLQTKGQKCGISEATEKPNQDPEELLVKNINRLSVTETQSHTRKHPLPKPPMGKKIPRRRSPPLPLKCSALADIADLILKNFCQKIIVMVGAGISTASGIPDFRTPGFGLYDNLETYNVPYPEAIFDIDYFTCHPEPFFALAKELYPRKYKPNVAHYFLRLLHEKGLLLRCYTQNIDGLERMAGIPPEKLVEAHGTFSTASCHLCYTPFPAKEAWDCIMDGNFPRCNVCYGVVKPDIVFFGEDLPKSFHSFSKDFPKADLLIVMGTSLEIEPFANIVNAVRQNVPRLLINRDLVGPFRENPLRSTDVVELGELCDVIRKFVSALNWQMDMDEVLKSQSSSGDSISQKLLLRSAIQDVL